A region of Parabacteroides pacaensis DNA encodes the following proteins:
- a CDS encoding DUF4998 domain-containing protein has protein sequence MKKIYSIVLFSLSIFFLASCEDFMDIHQEYIEGGEIIYAPKPDSISFIAGKGRILFRCRAYNSPNVKTVNVYWNDGADSLIIPVTFNAGLDSIEQVLDNMPEKSYTFNVRMVDNFGHNSLTVTNFGSSYSDAYLATLNNRRIKNVALTDKGGIIDWYSAPEGLVRNEVRYTKNDGTLAIAQMPEKDYSVTCPDIKAGSFFEYRSLYIPEEEAIDTFATAWVKWEEALPTEYKYDRSDWKVLAVSDETASDGGGMNTLIDDDLSTYWHSQWDGGNAPLPHWAIIDMQSPKKMAKVELYRRPGNTDAKTAQIFVNDKPEADDAGWTKVAEGVFGDGDKLQIDIPSSVVTTKGRYLKIYLPDTNRDPFTSIAEIYVYGK, from the coding sequence ATGAAAAAAATATATAGTATAGTACTATTTTCTCTTAGTATATTCTTCTTAGCCTCTTGCGAGGACTTTATGGATATACATCAAGAGTATATCGAAGGCGGTGAGATTATTTATGCTCCTAAACCGGATTCCATTTCTTTTATCGCCGGAAAGGGACGTATCTTATTCCGCTGCCGGGCTTACAACTCTCCCAATGTTAAAACTGTAAATGTATATTGGAATGACGGAGCAGATTCACTTATAATTCCGGTCACTTTTAACGCAGGCTTGGACAGTATAGAACAAGTATTAGATAATATGCCGGAAAAATCGTATACGTTTAATGTTCGAATGGTGGATAATTTCGGGCATAATTCTTTAACTGTCACGAATTTCGGTTCTTCCTACAGCGATGCATACTTAGCTACACTAAATAATCGCCGTATTAAAAACGTTGCTTTAACGGATAAAGGGGGAATAATCGATTGGTACTCAGCTCCTGAAGGATTAGTGCGGAATGAAGTTCGTTATACAAAAAATGATGGCACACTAGCAATAGCTCAGATGCCGGAAAAAGATTACAGTGTAACGTGTCCTGATATAAAAGCAGGTTCTTTCTTCGAATATCGTTCTTTATATATTCCGGAAGAAGAGGCAATTGATACCTTTGCCACTGCATGGGTAAAATGGGAAGAAGCTTTACCTACGGAATATAAGTATGACCGGAGTGACTGGAAAGTGCTAGCTGTTTCTGACGAAACAGCTAGTGATGGTGGAGGAATGAATACATTGATTGACGATGACTTAAGTACCTATTGGCATTCTCAATGGGATGGAGGAAACGCTCCGTTACCCCACTGGGCCATTATCGACATGCAATCCCCTAAAAAGATGGCTAAGGTAGAGTTGTATCGTCGTCCGGGTAATACCGATGCTAAAACGGCACAAATCTTTGTCAATGACAAGCCTGAAGCAGATGATGCCGGTTGGACAAAAGTAGCGGAAGGCGTATTTGGTGATGGTGATAAACTGCAAATAGATATTCCTTCATCAGTAGTTACCACGAAAGGTCGTTATCTGAAAATTTATCTTCCCGATACCAACCGTGATCCATTCACAAGTATTGCAGAGATATATGTATATGGAAAATAA
- a CDS encoding DUF5000 domain-containing lipoprotein — protein MKTKYLKLITLALIVCSCSEKQLEPITASLGKPGVVTEVQVKPIAGGAIVSYRIPNSEDILAVKGVYTITTGKKMETSASFYENKLTINGYNDTLSHEVELYTVNRAQELSDPVKVTFTPLESSLNKTQKTVSIISDFGGAQFNWRNVDKAPLTMEFLAQDSLGLMQTMKIITTESDSSRQSLRGYQPEPRLFAAIVRDNYGNASDTIYPPEGKIIPLFEEKLDKRKMNIMKLSSDASFTNWEGMDSYIIDDDHDTFGHSANSSVPATFTVDLGQMVKLSRIVMFQRFFSDTYYNWGNPFTFTVYGCDKKPSQDGNWDEWTKIMDCEIIKPSGSPSGTVTDEDINAAKEGHEFAFELTQAPLRYIRVTINSTFGGTTFTHPAEVDFYGEAQE, from the coding sequence ATGAAAACGAAATATTTAAAATTAATTACGTTAGCACTGATTGTTTGCTCCTGTTCGGAAAAGCAATTGGAGCCGATTACAGCAAGCCTGGGTAAGCCTGGGGTAGTAACAGAAGTACAGGTAAAACCTATTGCCGGAGGAGCTATCGTATCCTACCGGATTCCTAATTCGGAAGATATTTTAGCTGTAAAAGGAGTCTACACTATTACCACAGGGAAAAAGATGGAAACTTCTGCATCTTTCTATGAAAACAAATTAACAATTAATGGATATAACGATACTTTATCACACGAAGTTGAATTATATACAGTAAATCGTGCCCAAGAACTTTCCGATCCGGTAAAAGTAACTTTTACCCCCTTAGAATCCTCTTTAAATAAAACGCAAAAGACTGTTTCAATTATCAGTGATTTCGGGGGAGCACAATTTAATTGGAGAAATGTGGACAAAGCACCTCTCACTATGGAGTTCTTAGCTCAAGACTCACTGGGGCTTATGCAAACCATGAAGATTATTACCACCGAAAGTGACTCCAGTCGGCAAAGCTTGCGTGGTTACCAGCCGGAACCCCGGTTATTTGCAGCGATTGTCCGGGATAATTACGGAAATGCTTCCGATACCATTTATCCTCCTGAAGGAAAGATCATTCCTCTTTTTGAAGAAAAACTGGATAAACGGAAAATGAACATTATGAAGCTATCGAGTGATGCGAGCTTTACCAACTGGGAAGGAATGGATAGCTATATAATAGATGATGACCACGATACTTTCGGTCATTCAGCAAACTCATCCGTCCCTGCGACATTTACAGTAGACTTAGGACAAATGGTAAAGTTAAGCCGTATTGTGATGTTCCAACGTTTTTTTAGTGATACTTATTATAATTGGGGAAACCCTTTTACATTTACAGTATATGGATGTGATAAAAAGCCTTCACAAGACGGGAACTGGGATGAATGGACTAAAATTATGGATTGTGAAATTATCAAACCGTCCGGTTCTCCTTCCGGCACAGTTACAGACGAAGATATAAACGCAGCTAAAGAAGGGCATGAATTTGCATTCGAATTGACACAAGCCCCGTTACGTTATATCCGAGTTACCATAAACAGCACTTTCGGAGGAACGACCTTTACCCATCCGGCAGAAGTAGATTTTTACGGAGAAGCACAGGAATAA
- a CDS encoding 6-bladed beta-propeller — translation MKISLIKKLFLLSILLLAISCQKKDNSSGVTSLLPNDSLLIIDIDNAEQISPIEYSKFFSKAKAILLDNKDECLIGHINKMQVWKDFFIILDSHISESVFIFNKEGHFIRKIGGIGHGVGEYVSVNDFTIDEDHEAILLLDRTSQKVITYNLNTGEYIQSINLNRRTYIRSYHLYYDKDLYTDTYFQTPSKSNFLLQKIDIETAEQKEKYLNVNNYNKGWNNLYYIENSAFSPTEHKNKVYFIQQFMDTLMVIQDNKLYPYAAIKCKSFINQKDISSINKNRGNEFPLNELMTKNKIWNIQDVIEHENYLFFKCWKNFFQVYVLYNKKNKQAFLFYAQKNDILHKKEIKQEIPQQYLACNKEGVYTYITMDNLSLFVSYAKEGLFSLTSEEIEKIKLLTENANPVIIYYEYKK, via the coding sequence ATGAAAATTTCCCTGATAAAAAAATTATTTCTATTGAGCATTCTCTTATTAGCCATATCCTGTCAAAAAAAAGATAACTCTTCTGGAGTAACATCATTATTGCCTAATGATTCTTTGTTGATCATAGACATAGATAATGCAGAACAAATAAGTCCAATTGAATATTCTAAATTTTTCTCTAAAGCAAAAGCTATCCTACTTGATAATAAAGACGAGTGCCTCATAGGGCATATTAATAAAATGCAAGTATGGAAGGATTTCTTTATTATTTTAGACAGCCATATAAGTGAAAGTGTGTTTATTTTTAACAAAGAAGGTCATTTTATTCGGAAAATAGGAGGAATAGGGCATGGGGTAGGAGAATATGTAAGTGTTAATGATTTTACTATTGATGAAGATCATGAAGCTATATTATTATTAGATCGGACTTCTCAAAAAGTTATTACTTATAACTTGAATACAGGTGAATACATTCAATCCATTAATTTAAATAGAAGAACATACATAAGAAGCTATCATCTTTATTACGACAAAGACCTATATACAGATACCTATTTTCAAACTCCATCAAAATCGAATTTTTTATTACAAAAAATAGATATTGAAACTGCTGAACAAAAAGAGAAATACCTTAATGTAAATAATTACAATAAAGGATGGAATAACCTATACTATATAGAAAATTCAGCCTTCTCTCCAACAGAACACAAAAATAAAGTCTACTTTATACAACAATTTATGGATACTCTTATGGTTATACAAGATAATAAATTGTATCCCTATGCCGCAATAAAATGTAAATCGTTTATTAATCAAAAAGATATATCCTCTATCAACAAAAATAGAGGAAATGAATTTCCATTAAACGAATTAATGACTAAAAATAAAATATGGAATATCCAAGATGTAATAGAACATGAAAATTACTTATTCTTTAAATGTTGGAAAAATTTCTTTCAAGTCTATGTATTATATAATAAAAAAAACAAACAAGCCTTTTTATTTTATGCTCAAAAGAATGACATTCTCCACAAAAAAGAAATAAAACAAGAAATTCCTCAACAATATTTAGCCTGCAATAAAGAAGGGGTTTATACTTATATAACAATGGATAACTTATCTCTTTTTGTAAGTTACGCAAAAGAAGGACTTTTCTCTTTAACTTCCGAAGAAATAGAAAAGATTAAATTACTCACAGAAAATGCTAATCCCGTAATTATATATTATGAATACAAAAAATAA